One window of Ignavibacteriales bacterium genomic DNA carries:
- a CDS encoding S9 family peptidase has protein sequence MKTKFTLYLLLSILLFSFTQTFSQVERKEVGNLVMENIPEIPQQLKDRIFQYQNTRSASFQDWLHNDEGILISTRFAETSQFHKVKIPGGSREQITFFTEPVSGATLCPDKNKNIFLFTKDVGGAEFYQIFSFDVDNGNFKMLTDGKSSNGGVSWNNKGDKYSYFSTKRNGTDWDIYVADINNPENAEMVASEGGSWYAVDWAPDDKSLIIGKYVSANESYFYTLDLNTKKLTQVNPSSEKIAYGGAAYSKDGKGIFFTSDENAEFQRLRYYDLQSKKFTVLTSEINWDVESFTLSEQGDKLAFTINEDGMAKLFILDTKTMKYKAVPGIPVGQVYGLSFKPDGKKLAMVLNTPQSSGDVYVMDLSNNSLERWTYSEVGGLNTSNFVIPELVHFPTFDQVDGKPRMIPAFITKPKGNGPFPVVIDIHGGPEGQAQPYFNPIVQYYANEMGIAVIEPNVRGSSGYGKSYLQLDNGFKREESVQDIGKLLDWIATQPDLDAKRVAVTGGSYGGYMVLASMTHFNDRLKCAVDIVGISNFVTFLTNTQDYRRDLRRVEYGDERDPKMNEFLQKISPTTNAHKITKPLFVVQGLNDPRVPYTEAEQIVDIVRKNGGEVWYLLAKDEGHGFRKKTNRDFYIWSEVLFLENYLLK, from the coding sequence ATGAAAACTAAATTCACTCTTTACTTACTTCTCTCAATTCTTCTCTTCTCATTTACGCAAACTTTTTCTCAGGTGGAAAGAAAAGAAGTTGGAAATCTTGTGATGGAAAACATTCCTGAAATTCCACAGCAATTAAAGGATAGAATTTTCCAGTATCAAAACACTCGTTCTGCTTCCTTTCAGGATTGGCTACACAATGATGAAGGAATTTTAATTTCTACTCGATTTGCTGAAACTTCACAATTCCACAAAGTAAAAATACCTGGCGGTTCGCGTGAACAAATTACATTTTTTACAGAGCCGGTTAGCGGTGCAACTCTTTGCCCAGATAAAAACAAAAATATTTTTCTTTTTACAAAAGATGTTGGCGGAGCTGAATTTTATCAAATATTTTCATTTGATGTTGACAACGGAAACTTCAAAATGCTAACTGATGGCAAATCTAGCAATGGCGGAGTTAGTTGGAATAATAAAGGTGATAAGTATTCCTACTTCTCCACAAAACGTAATGGAACTGATTGGGATATTTATGTCGCTGATATTAACAATCCCGAAAATGCAGAAATGGTTGCAAGCGAAGGCGGCTCCTGGTATGCTGTGGATTGGGCTCCGGATGATAAATCATTAATCATTGGTAAATATGTTTCAGCAAACGAAAGCTATTTTTATACACTCGATCTTAATACAAAAAAATTAACTCAGGTTAATCCATCATCAGAAAAAATTGCCTACGGCGGTGCTGCCTACTCAAAGGATGGTAAAGGAATCTTTTTCACTTCAGATGAAAATGCTGAATTTCAAAGACTTCGCTATTATGATCTTCAATCAAAAAAGTTTACTGTTCTTACTTCAGAAATTAATTGGGATGTTGAATCATTTACACTTTCTGAACAAGGCGATAAACTTGCTTTTACAATCAATGAAGATGGAATGGCAAAACTTTTTATACTTGATACAAAAACTATGAAGTATAAAGCTGTTCCCGGAATTCCGGTTGGACAGGTTTACGGTTTATCTTTTAAACCGGATGGAAAAAAACTTGCTATGGTTTTAAACACTCCTCAATCTTCCGGCGATGTTTATGTTATGGATCTTTCTAACAACTCACTTGAACGTTGGACTTACAGTGAAGTTGGTGGACTTAACACTTCTAACTTTGTTATTCCTGAACTTGTTCACTTCCCAACTTTTGATCAAGTTGATGGTAAACCGAGAATGATTCCAGCTTTTATCACTAAACCAAAAGGCAATGGTCCATTTCCTGTTGTTATTGATATTCACGGCGGACCGGAAGGGCAGGCACAGCCATATTTTAATCCGATTGTGCAATACTATGCTAACGAAATGGGAATTGCAGTTATCGAACCAAATGTGCGCGGCTCAAGCGGATATGGAAAATCTTATTTACAGCTTGATAATGGTTTTAAACGTGAAGAATCAGTACAGGATATTGGTAAACTTTTAGATTGGATTGCAACTCAGCCTGATCTTGATGCAAAACGTGTTGCAGTAACCGGTGGGTCCTACGGAGGTTATATGGTGCTTGCTTCGATGACACATTTTAATGATAGATTAAAATGTGCAGTTGACATAGTTGGGATAAGCAACTTTGTAACGTTCTTAACAAATACCCAGGATTACAGAAGAGATTTACGAAGAGTTGAGTATGGTGATGAACGTGATCCGAAGATGAATGAATTTTTACAAAAGATTTCTCCAACAACAAACGCACACAAAATTACAAAACCATTATTTGTTGTGCAGGGTTTAAACGATCCGCGCGTACCTTATACAGAAGCAGAGCAGATTGTTGATATTGTTAGAAAGAACGGTGGAGAAGTCTGGTACCTGCTTGCAAAAGATGAAGGTCACGGTTTTAGAAAAAAAACTAATCGTGATTTTTATATTTGGTCTGAAGTTCTTTTTTTAGAAAACTATTTACTGAAGTAG
- a CDS encoding dihydroorotate dehydrogenase-like protein — MDITTNYLGLKLKSPIVPSAGPLSEKISNIREMEDAGAGAVVLYSIFEEQIEHEQLELDYHTSAHTESFAEATSYLPEPFDFKLGPDEYLNHIRKAKEAVDIPIIASLNGKSIGGWTDYAKKMEQAGADALELNIYLLPTDLKKSGSEIEKTYVEIVKAVKSNVKIPIAVKMHPFFSSTSYMANELSNAGADGLVMFNRFYQPDIDLETLDVVPNVILSTPMAMRLPLRWIAMMYGKVNADLAATSGIYTAEDVLKMVMAGAKVTQMLSSLLKFGIGHIADVTTNLVAWMEEKEYESIEQMRGSMSYMNVDDPAKFERANYMKVLHSYK; from the coding sequence ATGGATATCACAACAAACTATTTGGGATTAAAATTAAAATCGCCAATCGTTCCTTCTGCAGGTCCGTTGTCAGAAAAAATATCTAACATCAGAGAGATGGAAGATGCTGGTGCAGGCGCAGTTGTTCTTTACTCTATTTTTGAAGAACAAATTGAACACGAACAACTAGAATTAGATTATCATACATCTGCTCATACAGAAAGTTTTGCAGAAGCTACATCATACTTGCCGGAGCCATTTGATTTTAAGCTTGGGCCGGATGAATATTTAAATCACATCCGCAAAGCAAAAGAAGCAGTTGATATTCCAATCATTGCAAGCTTAAATGGTAAATCTATCGGTGGTTGGACTGACTACGCAAAAAAGATGGAACAGGCCGGCGCAGATGCACTTGAGTTAAATATTTATCTTCTTCCAACAGATCTAAAAAAATCCGGAAGCGAAATAGAAAAAACTTATGTTGAAATTGTTAAAGCTGTTAAATCAAATGTTAAAATTCCTATTGCAGTAAAGATGCATCCATTCTTCAGCTCAACTAGTTACATGGCTAATGAATTGAGCAACGCCGGTGCAGATGGATTGGTTATGTTCAATCGTTTCTATCAGCCGGATATTGATCTTGAAACTCTTGATGTTGTACCAAATGTAATACTAAGTACTCCAATGGCGATGCGATTACCATTGCGATGGATTGCAATGATGTACGGAAAAGTTAATGCTGATCTTGCTGCAACAAGTGGAATTTACACTGCAGAAGATGTACTTAAGATGGTTATGGCAGGAGCAAAAGTTACGCAAATGCTCTCATCCTTATTAAAGTTTGGAATTGGGCACATTGCAGATGTTACAACAAACTTAGTTGCCTGGATGGAAGAAAAAGAATACGAATCAATTGAACAAATGCGTGGTAGCATGAGCTATATGAATGTTGATGATCCTGCAAAATTTGAACGTGCAAATTATATGAAAGTGCTTCATTCATATAAATAA
- a CDS encoding metallophosphoesterase, which produces MALFFIIFLTVYTSLNFYVFIRGWQVISSYPVLKPIYAILFIIIAYGYVIAKVLYKYLSPLAYDVLLGVGAIWFAFLAYFILSLLLIDIVRLFNGWFHFLPSTITNNYETVKRLTAIIVIALVGLIVFLGNLNKRNIEIRNIEITIPKGDSKLDVLNIVMASDIHLSPIDGERLLVEIVNKMNSLNPDIILLAGDIVDDKASVLDERNIGKSFKKLRSKYGLYSINGNHEFINGVDSCVRFAEKFGIKFLRDSYELIDSSFYLIGREDSSMPQFTGKQRKSLEEIVENIPNNYPKILLDHTPFKLEQAQQNKIDLQLSGHTHHGQIWPANLITKMIYEISWGYKKKGNTHYYVSSGAGTWGPPVRTGSSSEIVNIKVKFE; this is translated from the coding sequence ATGGCATTATTCTTCATTATCTTTTTAACTGTTTACACATCACTTAACTTTTATGTGTTTATTCGTGGCTGGCAGGTAATCTCTTCTTATCCTGTATTAAAACCTATTTATGCGATTTTATTCATTATAATTGCCTATGGATATGTAATAGCAAAAGTACTTTATAAGTATTTGTCACCTTTAGCATATGATGTTTTACTCGGAGTTGGTGCAATATGGTTTGCGTTTCTAGCTTATTTTATTCTTTCTCTTTTGTTGATCGATATTGTAAGACTTTTTAATGGATGGTTTCATTTTCTACCTTCAACCATTACAAATAATTATGAAACCGTAAAAAGATTAACTGCAATAATTGTAATTGCTCTTGTTGGATTAATAGTGTTTCTCGGGAATTTAAATAAACGAAATATTGAGATTAGAAATATTGAGATTACGATTCCCAAAGGCGATAGCAAACTTGATGTGCTAAATATTGTAATGGCATCAGATATACATCTTTCTCCTATCGATGGTGAAAGATTATTAGTCGAAATTGTAAATAAAATGAATTCACTTAATCCGGATATTATTTTACTTGCAGGAGATATAGTTGATGATAAAGCAAGCGTATTAGATGAAAGAAATATTGGCAAATCGTTTAAAAAATTAAGATCTAAATACGGCCTTTATTCAATAAATGGAAATCATGAATTTATAAATGGAGTTGATTCATGTGTAAGATTTGCAGAGAAGTTTGGAATAAAATTCCTTCGTGATTCTTACGAATTGATAGACAGCAGTTTTTATTTAATAGGAAGAGAAGACAGTTCTATGCCCCAATTCACAGGCAAACAAAGAAAATCACTTGAAGAAATTGTAGAAAATATTCCTAATAATTATCCGAAAATATTATTAGACCATACACCATTTAAATTAGAACAAGCACAACAAAATAAAATAGACCTACAACTTTCCGGACACACACATCATGGACAAATCTGGCCAGCTAATCTTATCACAAAAATGATTTATGAAATAAGTTGGGGTTACAAGAAAAAAGGCAACACACATTATTACGTTTCATCTGGTGCAGGCACTTGGGGCCCGCCGGTTAGAACTGGCAGCAGTTCAGAAATAGTAAATATCAAAGTGAAATTTGAGTAA
- a CDS encoding T9SS type A sorting domain-containing protein, with the protein MQKLYCCVLILFLAAQNIFAQQIDKIIISGYGGQHDLDVKTSFLLGYESYNNTPFTGEVILYSNTLQSSYDYAVANDYDLIIRSTSGLSTGLRLAPDYPSIELVMPAGSNIYTQVFFGDVLTSPVVITGAGIDSNMTGYRLEFYSKDPITLNNYSSFSNGYVAGQLAFVANKLNCSFDSARALARAKGSENGNWDMYNGFGEVKPENIITDPLPVELTSFSAKIIGKTILLKWQTATEINNFGFEIERKILNQVQNDNTGWEKIGFVNGNGNSNSPKDYSFIDKNPDGVAEIKYRLKQIDNDGRFEYSDIINVYFLTNDFELYQNYPNPFNPSTTISWQSKIDGNVSIKIFDILGNEIAELINEFKPAGKHELKFESNTISIGLPSGIYIYKIEIKTNELLYTMNRKMTLIK; encoded by the coding sequence ATGCAAAAGCTATATTGCTGTGTCTTAATTCTTTTTTTAGCTGCACAAAATATTTTTGCGCAGCAAATAGATAAGATTATAATATCCGGATACGGCGGTCAACACGATCTTGATGTTAAGACGTCGTTTCTTCTTGGTTACGAAAGTTACAACAACACTCCTTTTACCGGCGAGGTAATTCTTTATTCCAATACTCTTCAATCTAGTTATGACTATGCAGTTGCAAATGATTATGATTTAATCATTCGTTCAACTTCTGGCCTTTCTACAGGACTTAGGCTTGCACCAGACTATCCTTCTATAGAATTAGTAATGCCAGCAGGCAGTAACATTTACACTCAAGTTTTTTTTGGTGACGTTTTGACATCTCCAGTGGTAATTACAGGTGCAGGTATAGACAGCAACATGACTGGCTACAGATTAGAGTTTTATTCAAAGGATCCAATTACTCTAAATAATTATTCAAGTTTTTCTAATGGGTATGTTGCCGGGCAACTTGCTTTTGTTGCGAACAAACTCAACTGTAGTTTTGATTCTGCAAGAGCACTTGCAAGAGCCAAAGGGTCTGAAAATGGAAACTGGGATATGTATAATGGATTTGGCGAAGTTAAGCCGGAAAATATCATTACTGATCCCCTTCCCGTTGAACTTACATCATTCTCTGCAAAAATTATTGGCAAAACAATTTTATTAAAATGGCAAACAGCAACCGAAATAAATAATTTTGGGTTTGAGATCGAGCGAAAGATTCTGAACCAAGTTCAGAATGACAACACGGGTTGGGAAAAGATTGGATTTGTAAATGGAAATGGAAATTCTAATTCACCAAAAGATTATTCTTTTATCGATAAAAACCCTGACGGTGTTGCAGAGATAAAATATAGATTAAAACAAATTGATAACGATGGTCGGTTTGAGTATTCAGATATTATAAATGTATACTTTTTAACAAATGATTTTGAATTATATCAGAACTATCCTAATCCATTTAATCCAAGCACTACTATAAGCTGGCAATCTAAAATTGATGGGAATGTTAGTATAAAGATTTTTGATATTCTTGGTAACGAAATTGCTGAACTAATAAATGAATTCAAACCTGCCGGAAAACATGAATTAAAATTTGAATCCAATACGATTAGCATTGGTCTACCAAGCGGTATTTATATATACAAAATTGAAATAAAAACTAATGAATTGTTGTACACGATGAACAGAAAAATGACACTAATTAAATAA